A portion of the Falco naumanni isolate bFalNau1 chromosome 9, bFalNau1.pat, whole genome shotgun sequence genome contains these proteins:
- the ALAD gene encoding delta-aminolevulinic acid dehydratase, whose product MQADSLLHSGYFHPVLRSWQCTATAFDASNLIYPIFVTDSPDAVEPIPSLPGQARYGVNKLEGMLRPLIEDGLKCVLIFGVPSKVHKDERGSAADAEDTPAIQAIKKIRSTFPELLIACDVCLCPYTSHGHCGILREDGTIQNEISCQRLAEVALAYAKAGCHIVAPSDMMDGRIAAIKAALISNDLGNKVSVMSYSAKFASCFYGPFRDAALSKPAFGDRRCYQLPPGARGLAMRAVDRDVREGADMLMVKPGMPYLDLVRDVKARHPTHPLAVYHVSGEFAMLWHGAQAGAFSLEAAVREAVTAFRRAGADAIITYFAPQLLRWLKEEAAAGRA is encoded by the exons ATGCAGGCAGACTCTCTTCTTCACAGCGGCTACTTCCACCCTGTGCTACGCTCCTGGCAGTGTACAGCAACCGCTTTTGATGCCTCCAACCTTATCTACCCCATTTTTGTCAC TGACAGCCCTGATGCAGTGGAGCCGAtccccagcctccctggacAAGCCAG GTACGGAGTCAACAAGCTGGAGGGGATGCTGCGTCCCCTCATCGAAGATGGTCTAAAGTGTGTGCTCATCTTTGGGGTGCCCAGCAAGGTCCACAAG GATGAGAGAGGTTCTGCTGCTGATGCAGAGGACACACCTGCCATCCAGGCAATCAAGAAGATCCGCTCCACCTTCCCAGAGCTGCTAATTGCCTGTGATGTCTGCTTGTGCCCTTACACCTCCCATGGGCACTGCG GCATTCTGCGTGAGGACGGCACCATCCAGAACGAGATCAGCTGCCAGCGGCTGGCAGAAGTGGCACTGGCCTATGCCAAAGCAG GCTGCCACATCGTTGCCCCCTCAGATATGATGGATGGGCGCATCGCGGCCATCAAGGCAGCGCTGATCTCCAATGACTTGGGCAACAAG GTCTCCGTGATGAGCTACAGTGCCAAGTTTGCTTCGTGCTTCTACGGTCCCTTCAG GGATGCTGCACTATCCAAACCCGCTTTCGGAGACAGGCGATGCTACCAGCTGCCCCCGGGTGCCAGGGGCCTGGCAATGCGTGCTGTG GACCGGGACGTGCGTGAGGGAGCGGACATGCTGATGGTGAAGCCGGGGATGCCCTACCTGGACCTTGTGAGGGACGTCAAGGCTCGA caCCCCACGCACCCGCTGGCCGTGTACCACGTCTCGGGGGAGTTCGCCATGCTGTGGCACGGGGCCCAGGCCGGGGCCTTCAGCCTGGAGGCTGCCGTGCGGGAGGCGGTGACGGCCTTCAGGCGCGCAG GGGCCGACGCCATCATCACGTACTTCGCGCCGCAGCTCCTGCGGTGGCTgaaggaggaggcggcggccggACGGGCCTGA
- the HDHD3 gene encoding haloacid dehalogenase-like hydrolase domain-containing protein 3 encodes MLRLRLLTWDVKDTLLRLRQPVGESYAAEARAHGVQVQPEMLSRSFREAYRAQSRHFPNYGRGQGLSSRQWWVDVVKQTFRLSGVHEDGVLTLMAENLYRDFCSAHNWEVLPGASETLSRCCQRGFHMGVVSNFDNRLENVLSQSNLRHHFEFVLTSEDTGFAKPDRRIFEKALRLSGVPPEQAAHVGDDYTRDYRAARAVGMHGFLLRTAGQGEEPAVPPEHVLPTLSHLLALIEKG; translated from the coding sequence ATGCTTAGGCTCCGCTTACTAACCTGGGATGTGAAGGACACGCTGCTGCGGCTGCGGCAGCCGGTGGGGGAGAGTTACGCAGCCGAGGCCCGGGCTCATGGGGTGCAGGTGCAGCCAGAGATGCTCAGTCGGTCATTCCGGGAGGCGTACAGAGCCCAGAGCCGGCACTTCCCCAACTACGGCCGCGGCCAGGGGCTCAGCTCCCGGCAGTGGTGGGTTGATGTTGTGAAACAGACCTTCAGGCTCTCAGGGGTGCATGAAGACGGAGTCCTAACACTGATGGCGGAAAACCTCTACCGTGACTTCTGCAGTGCCCACAACTGGGAGGTACTGCCTGGAGCCAGTGAGACCCTGAGCCGGTGCTGCCAGCGTGGCTTCCACATGGGGGTTGTCTCCAACTTCGATAACCGTCTGGAAAATGTCCTCTCTCAGTCCAACCTGCGGCACCACTTTGAATTCGTCCTCACTTCCGAGGACACAGGCTTCGCCAAGCCAGACAGGAGGATCTTTGAGAAAGCCCTGCGCCTCAGTGGGGTCcccccagagcaggcagctcaCGTGGGGGATGACTACACCCGCGACTACAGGGCAGCCCGTGCCGTGGGCATGCATGGCTTTCTGCTTCGGACTGCTGGGCAGGGCGAGGAGCCAGCGGTGCCCCCTGAGCATGTCCTGCCCACGCTCAGCCACCTCCTGGCTCTTATTGAAAAGGGGTAG
- the POLE3 gene encoding DNA polymerase epsilon subunit 3: MAERPEDLNLPNAVITRIIKEALPDGVNISKEARSAISRAASVFVLYATSCANNFAMKGKRKTLNAGDVLSAMEEMEFQRFVAPLKESLEVYRREQKGKKEARKDKDKKADSEEQDKSREEENDDDDERMEEEEQNDEEEVDN; this comes from the exons ATGGCGGAGAGACCGGAGGACCTGAACCTGCCCAACGCCGTCATCACCCGCATCATCAAGGAggcg cttcctgaTGGAGTCAATATTTCCAAAGAAGCTCGGAGCGCAATATCTCGAGCGGCAAGTGTGTTCGTGCTTTATGCAACATCGTG TGCAAATAACTTTGCCatgaaggggaagaggaaaacacTGAATGCTGGCGATGTTCTCTCTGCCATGGAGGAAATGGAGTTTCAGCGATTTGTAGCCCCTTTGAAAGAATCACTGGAAG tttaCAGGCgtgaacagaaaggaaagaaagaagccaGGAAAGACAAAGACAAGAAGGCAGACTCGGAAGAGCAAGAtaagagcagagaggaagagaatgatgatgatgatgaaaggATGGAGGAAGAAGAGCAAAATGATGAGGAGGAGGTGGACAACTGA